In Nonomuraea muscovyensis, one genomic interval encodes:
- a CDS encoding PaaI family thioesterase, whose translation MEDWTQQQQAHPEVRARIRASFERQGLMRHLGARIVHIAPGCVHIVLPIRPEVTQQHGYIHAGATSAIADSAGGYAAFTLFPENSSVLTVEYKINLLAPAVGDHLEAVGTVLKAGRTLTVCRLEVFGVQDEHRSLVATGQQTLMCVKERPEQPENHPPSRPATLT comes from the coding sequence ATGGAAGACTGGACGCAACAGCAGCAGGCACACCCCGAGGTGCGGGCGCGGATCAGGGCCAGTTTCGAACGGCAGGGATTGATGCGCCATCTCGGTGCGCGCATTGTGCACATCGCACCAGGATGCGTGCACATCGTGCTTCCCATCCGGCCTGAAGTCACCCAGCAGCACGGCTACATCCACGCGGGAGCCACCAGCGCCATCGCAGACAGCGCAGGCGGCTATGCGGCATTCACGCTGTTCCCGGAAAACTCCTCGGTGCTCACCGTCGAGTACAAGATCAATCTCCTGGCGCCTGCGGTAGGCGATCACCTCGAGGCCGTGGGGACGGTCCTGAAGGCGGGACGAACGCTGACCGTGTGCCGGTTGGAAGTGTTCGGCGTCCAGGACGAGCACCGATCGCTCGTTGCGACAGGCCAGCAGACGCTGATGTGTGTGAAGGAACGACCCGAACAGCCGGAAAACCATCCTCCGTCTCGACCGGCGACGCTCACCTGA
- a CDS encoding amidohydrolase family protein: MTIDVWAQHPTQRFLQDDMFDSLRRWSGTSIPAERPPVSATLAAMDAAGVDLALISAWYGPQGALISNDEVAAFVAEAPHRLVGVASVDLRKPMPAVRELRRAVTELGFKALRVLPWLWELPPDDRRYYPLYAECVELGIPFCTQVGHTGPLRSSEPGRPIPYVDRVALDFPELTIVAGHIGYPWTTEMIAVATKHPHVYIDTSAYTVRRYPVELIAYLKAHGRTKVLFGTNHPMITPAKALDGLDQLGLDDEVRELFLHGNAQRIFDLERHR; the protein is encoded by the coding sequence ATGACGATCGACGTCTGGGCGCAACACCCGACCCAGCGCTTCCTCCAGGACGACATGTTCGATTCGCTGCGCCGCTGGAGCGGCACGTCGATCCCGGCCGAGCGGCCGCCGGTCTCGGCCACGCTCGCCGCCATGGACGCGGCAGGCGTCGACCTCGCCCTGATCAGCGCCTGGTACGGCCCGCAGGGCGCGCTGATCTCCAACGACGAGGTGGCCGCCTTCGTCGCCGAGGCCCCCCACCGCCTGGTCGGCGTGGCCTCCGTCGATCTGCGCAAGCCCATGCCCGCCGTTCGCGAGCTCCGGCGCGCGGTGACGGAACTGGGGTTCAAGGCGCTGCGCGTCCTGCCATGGCTGTGGGAGCTGCCGCCCGACGACCGCCGCTACTACCCCCTGTACGCCGAGTGCGTCGAGCTCGGCATCCCGTTCTGCACCCAGGTCGGGCACACCGGCCCGCTGCGGTCCTCCGAGCCGGGCCGGCCGATTCCTTACGTCGATCGGGTCGCCCTCGACTTCCCCGAGCTGACCATCGTCGCGGGGCACATCGGCTATCCCTGGACCACCGAGATGATCGCCGTGGCCACCAAACATCCCCATGTCTACATCGACACCTCCGCCTACACCGTCCGCCGGTACCCCGTCGAGCTGATCGCCTACCTCAAGGCTCACGGCCGGACCAAGGTGCTGTTCGGCACCAACCATCCGATGATCACACCGGCCAAGGCGCTCGACGGGCTGGACCAGCTCGGACTGGACGACGAGGTACGGGAGCTGTTCCTGCACGGCAACGCCCAGCGGATCTTCGACCTGGAGCGCCACCGATGA
- a CDS encoding riboflavin synthase — protein MFTGHIQEIGTVIAVDHDRIAVRAPKAAAGTPGSICLNGVGLMIVQTGHETDVLEARLTAETRRRSTLDQIRPGTRVNVEAPLALGDPLGGHLVQGAVDAVGKVVRVDDEGTSRRLWIKPPDRFLPLVVPKGQIAVDGVSLTVAEVSRDRFSVALIPATLQATALAELSAGDRVNLEPDLLTRLVRRWPSDPGRAVGQVVAALPWAGRVSGGQGMQKALAQLSSGGAVMIWDPDREGEGDVIFAGARLRPEAFTFLLTQVCGHPTVPCAPEILDRLEIGPIPGPGDRHGTRPHVPVDLATGTGTGVSAAERAATVRRLAHPEAGPADFLRPGHVFPLAARPGGLAERAGHTEATVAMCMAAGLPPVGVCCEVMNPDGTMAKAADLEIAALRWGLPLLDVDDLRKHL, from the coding sequence ATGTTCACCGGACACATCCAGGAAATCGGCACAGTGATCGCCGTCGACCACGATCGCATCGCGGTCAGAGCGCCCAAGGCCGCCGCAGGCACGCCGGGCTCGATCTGCCTGAACGGCGTCGGGCTGATGATCGTCCAGACCGGGCACGAGACGGACGTCCTGGAAGCCAGGCTCACCGCCGAGACCCGCCGCAGATCGACCCTCGACCAGATCCGGCCCGGCACACGGGTCAACGTGGAGGCGCCTTTGGCACTGGGCGACCCTCTGGGCGGTCACCTGGTCCAAGGCGCCGTGGACGCCGTGGGCAAGGTCGTGAGGGTTGACGACGAGGGAACCTCCCGGCGGCTGTGGATCAAGCCGCCCGACCGCTTTCTCCCGCTGGTCGTCCCCAAGGGACAGATCGCGGTCGACGGCGTCAGCCTGACCGTCGCCGAGGTGTCCCGCGACCGGTTCTCGGTGGCACTGATCCCCGCGACATTGCAGGCCACCGCGCTGGCGGAGCTGTCGGCCGGCGATCGCGTGAACCTGGAGCCCGACCTGCTCACCCGCCTGGTGCGCCGCTGGCCGTCCGACCCGGGGCGGGCAGTGGGCCAGGTGGTCGCGGCGCTGCCGTGGGCGGGACGGGTCTCCGGCGGGCAAGGCATGCAGAAGGCGCTGGCGCAACTCTCGTCCGGAGGAGCCGTGATGATCTGGGATCCCGACCGGGAGGGCGAGGGCGACGTGATATTCGCAGGGGCGCGTCTGCGCCCGGAGGCGTTCACCTTCCTGCTCACCCAGGTCTGCGGCCATCCGACCGTGCCGTGCGCGCCCGAGATACTCGACCGTCTGGAGATCGGGCCCATCCCCGGACCCGGTGATCGGCATGGCACCCGGCCGCACGTCCCGGTGGACCTGGCCACAGGGACGGGCACCGGGGTGTCGGCGGCCGAACGCGCCGCGACCGTACGCCGCCTGGCCCACCCGGAAGCCGGACCGGCCGACTTCCTCCGACCGGGGCATGTGTTCCCGCTGGCCGCACGCCCTGGAGGTCTCGCCGAACGTGCCGGTCACACCGAGGCCACCGTCGCCATGTGCATGGCGGCCGGGCTACCGCCCGTCGGGGTGTGCTGCGAGGTCATGAACCCCGACGGCACCATGGCCAAGGCCGCCGACCTCGAGATCGCCGCGCTGCGCTGGGGCCTGCCGCTGCTCGACGTGGACGACCTGAGGAAACACCTGTGA
- a CDS encoding HAD family hydrolase, giving the protein MMTFDAVLCDLDGVLRHFDHAVQAEIEARYALPLMRTAFDPAVIGPATLGLISEEEWAESVVVALGGDERARRAVAEFIAVPFTVDEDVRALLARAQERVPVVLVTNATDTLDEHLDRVGLTHFADAVVSSARVGVAKPDRRIYEIAAEVAGAAPERCLFVDDRLENVEAARSLGMTGVHYRAVADLAAVLM; this is encoded by the coding sequence ATGATGACCTTCGACGCAGTGCTCTGCGACCTTGACGGCGTGCTCCGCCACTTCGACCATGCCGTTCAGGCTGAGATCGAGGCCCGATACGCGCTGCCGCTGATGCGAACCGCCTTCGACCCCGCCGTCATCGGGCCGGCCACACTCGGCCTGATCAGCGAGGAGGAGTGGGCGGAGTCCGTCGTCGTGGCCCTGGGCGGAGACGAACGGGCAAGGCGCGCGGTCGCCGAGTTCATCGCCGTACCGTTCACCGTGGACGAGGACGTCAGAGCGCTGCTGGCGAGGGCGCAGGAGCGAGTGCCGGTGGTGCTGGTGACCAACGCCACGGACACCTTGGACGAGCATCTGGACCGAGTCGGACTCACCCACTTCGCCGACGCCGTGGTCAGCAGCGCCCGGGTCGGGGTGGCCAAACCGGACCGGCGCATCTACGAGATCGCCGCAGAGGTCGCCGGCGCCGCGCCGGAGCGGTGCCTGTTCGTGGACGACCGCCTGGAGAACGTGGAGGCGGCCAGATCGCTGGGCATGACCGGTGTCCACTACCGAGCGGTGGCGGATCTCGCCGCGGTCCTGATGTAG
- a CDS encoding alpha/beta fold hydrolase gives MLPPVNNTPQTTVTQPVRKRRRHRRLAAAVAVLVAAMLFGAYGWQPAEDGRAFRSPYLAQVGSRYADTPIARFHYVRAGSGTPVILLSPGGTSVIGWKDQLDALARDHTVYVVDLPGQGYTQLKDSDFAFDLGAMVSAVGAFMDGLGVRQAALAGNSWSGGWALAFAQRHPDRVTKLALLDATGLDLPGTLMWESLKIPVIGELAVKLSTGKSTVRGLAEGMMVNKQRLTAQLLDEWWAPMTFHDNIRATYLLERRLDWAQTERALPATKTPTLVLWGKQDTIQPVERAHRFAELLPDEQLVILDGCGHAPQLDCPEPVNRHLQSFFTDSR, from the coding sequence ATGCTTCCCCCTGTCAACAACACACCTCAGACGACGGTCACCCAGCCGGTGCGCAAGCGGCGCCGGCACCGCCGGCTGGCGGCTGCGGTAGCGGTGCTGGTGGCCGCGATGCTGTTCGGCGCGTACGGCTGGCAGCCGGCCGAGGACGGCCGCGCGTTCCGCTCGCCGTACCTGGCCCAGGTCGGTTCACGCTACGCCGACACCCCGATCGCCCGCTTCCACTACGTCCGGGCGGGATCCGGCACGCCGGTGATCCTGCTCTCGCCCGGTGGCACCTCTGTCATCGGTTGGAAGGACCAGCTCGACGCGCTGGCCCGTGACCACACCGTGTACGTGGTCGACCTTCCCGGCCAGGGCTACACCCAGCTGAAGGACTCAGATTTCGCCTTCGACCTGGGCGCCATGGTCTCCGCCGTCGGCGCGTTCATGGACGGCCTCGGTGTACGGCAGGCCGCTCTGGCGGGCAACTCCTGGAGCGGCGGCTGGGCTCTGGCCTTCGCCCAGCGCCACCCCGATCGCGTCACCAAGCTCGCCCTGCTGGACGCCACCGGGCTGGACCTGCCGGGCACCCTGATGTGGGAATCCCTGAAGATCCCCGTCATCGGCGAGCTGGCCGTCAAGCTGTCCACCGGCAAGTCCACCGTCCGCGGCCTGGCCGAGGGCATGATGGTCAACAAGCAGCGCCTGACCGCGCAGTTGCTGGACGAGTGGTGGGCGCCGATGACCTTTCACGACAACATCCGCGCCACCTACCTGCTGGAACGCCGTCTGGACTGGGCGCAGACCGAACGTGCCCTCCCTGCCACCAAGACTCCGACCCTGGTGTTGTGGGGCAAGCAGGACACCATCCAGCCTGTCGAGCGCGCCCATCGCTTCGCCGAGCTGCTCCCCGACGAGCAGCTCGTGATCCTGGACGGCTGCGGCCACGCCCCCCAGCTGGACTGCCCGGAACCGGTCAACCGCCACCTCCAGAGCTTCTTCACCGACTCACGATGA
- a CDS encoding SAM-dependent methyltransferase: protein MRGIVLEPVGTVVGGRVEAFDDDWDTEQAVIRVDGTRFGPESLAGLDAFSHLEVVFQFHRVEPASINTSARHPRGNPDWPKVGIFAQRGRNRPNLLGVSRCRLLAVDGLDVHVRGLDAIDGTPILDIKPYMAEFGPQGPTVQPEWATELMRAYY, encoded by the coding sequence GTGCGGGGCATTGTGCTGGAGCCTGTCGGGACGGTCGTCGGTGGGCGCGTCGAGGCGTTCGACGACGACTGGGACACCGAACAGGCGGTGATCCGTGTCGACGGGACTCGTTTCGGGCCGGAATCCCTCGCGGGGTTGGACGCCTTCTCGCACCTGGAGGTGGTGTTCCAGTTCCATCGCGTGGAGCCCGCCTCGATCAACACCTCCGCCCGCCACCCTCGGGGAAACCCGGACTGGCCCAAGGTCGGCATCTTTGCGCAGCGTGGCAGGAATCGCCCGAACCTGTTGGGCGTTTCCCGCTGCCGGCTGCTCGCCGTCGATGGTCTCGACGTCCACGTGCGCGGCCTGGACGCCATCGACGGCACCCCCATCCTGGACATCAAGCCGTACATGGCCGAGTTCGGCCCACAGGGCCCGACGGTGCAACCGGAGTGGGCGACCGAGCTGATGCGCGCCTACTACTGA
- a CDS encoding GNAT family N-acetyltransferase, producing the protein MLRGNKVGLRARHEDDIPILLAELYDDVVNASRAEGRPWRPITPGSKDPRLVVDDKEEGHVPFSVVELDGGTLVGTATLWGIDNHHRSAHIGLGLLPSARGMGYGTDVVAVLCHYGFVVRGLQRLQIETLSDNAAMLRSAERNGFVREGVLRSSAWVMGEFLDEVLLGLLVQDWKPNS; encoded by the coding sequence ATGCTAAGAGGTAACAAGGTTGGGCTCAGGGCCCGGCACGAGGACGACATTCCGATCCTGCTGGCCGAGCTCTACGACGACGTGGTCAACGCCTCGCGGGCCGAAGGCCGGCCGTGGCGGCCGATCACACCCGGCTCGAAGGATCCGCGGCTCGTGGTGGACGACAAGGAGGAGGGGCACGTCCCGTTCTCGGTCGTGGAGCTGGACGGCGGCACGCTGGTCGGCACCGCGACGCTGTGGGGCATCGACAACCACCACCGGTCCGCGCACATCGGGCTGGGGCTGCTGCCGTCGGCCCGCGGCATGGGCTACGGCACCGACGTGGTCGCGGTGCTGTGCCACTACGGTTTCGTCGTGCGCGGCCTGCAGCGACTGCAGATCGAGACGCTGTCGGACAACGCCGCGATGCTGCGCTCCGCCGAGCGCAACGGTTTCGTACGCGAGGGCGTGCTGCGCTCCTCGGCCTGGGTGATGGGCGAGTTCCTGGACGAGGTGCTGCTCGGGCTCCTCGTCCAGGACTGGAAGCCGAACTCGTAG
- a CDS encoding endonuclease/exonuclease/phosphatase family protein: MSQQGARPLHRRRWSGTGGGVLVVTWNVNSLRMRLGRVLAFLERHRPDVVCTQEIRVCPLPP, from the coding sequence GTGAGTCAGCAGGGGGCGAGACCACTCCACCGCCGGCGGTGGTCGGGCACGGGGGGCGGCGTGCTGGTCGTGACGTGGAACGTGAATTCGCTGCGGATGCGGTTGGGGCGGGTGCTGGCGTTTCTGGAGCGGCATCGTCCCGACGTCGTGTGCACGCAAGAGATCCGTGTGTGCCCGCTACCCCCTTGA
- a CDS encoding winged helix-turn-helix transcriptional regulator produces the protein MRETIGEGHPTCQLRDILDRVGDKWSVLVMNLLGGGPKRYSELQRAIDGISQRMLTLTLRSLERDGLVERTVAPTSPPRVDYALTPVGQTLSAQVSGLISWAEQHRAYVAASRLRYDESSATGPRSGGVPRLAAGRTSES, from the coding sequence GTGCGTGAAACCATCGGCGAGGGCCACCCGACCTGCCAACTGCGCGACATCCTCGACCGCGTCGGCGACAAGTGGAGCGTCCTGGTGATGAACCTGCTCGGCGGCGGCCCCAAGCGCTACTCCGAACTCCAGCGCGCCATCGACGGCATATCCCAGCGGATGCTCACCCTCACCCTGCGCAGCCTGGAGCGCGACGGCCTGGTGGAACGCACCGTCGCCCCCACCTCCCCGCCGCGGGTGGACTACGCACTGACCCCGGTCGGGCAGACGCTCTCGGCCCAGGTCTCCGGACTCATCTCGTGGGCCGAGCAGCACCGTGCCTATGTGGCCGCCTCCCGCCTGCGCTACGACGAGTCATCGGCGACCGGTCCTCGAAGTGGTGGCGTGCCTCGACTGGCGGCGGGAAGAACCAGCGAGAGCTGA
- a CDS encoding luciferase domain-containing protein: protein MSIDLTDPPPRSGPRPRTTGLEIPHDQLDQFSPPHIRTALVADAQALAGVFTGPSQVSEPASLALRLREPVGPWEAFLHPSRDEFGHIHRSGFLHLTVPRPLMAPLERTGWIEPHPISRRPEWPDTIVMLYAPRDEAELAVARAVLRASWRQATTPSTTEVK from the coding sequence ATGAGCATCGACCTGACCGATCCCCCGCCCCGCTCAGGACCGCGCCCGCGGACCACGGGCCTGGAGATCCCGCATGACCAGCTCGACCAGTTCTCTCCGCCGCACATCAGGACCGCCCTGGTGGCGGACGCGCAGGCGCTGGCGGGCGTGTTCACCGGTCCCAGCCAGGTGTCCGAGCCCGCCTCGCTGGCGCTGCGGCTACGCGAGCCCGTAGGGCCGTGGGAGGCGTTCCTGCACCCCAGCCGCGACGAGTTCGGGCACATCCACCGCTCGGGTTTCCTCCACCTCACCGTGCCCAGGCCGCTGATGGCGCCGCTGGAGCGGACGGGGTGGATCGAGCCGCATCCGATCAGCCGCCGCCCCGAGTGGCCCGACACGATCGTCATGCTGTACGCCCCCCGCGACGAGGCCGAACTGGCCGTCGCCCGCGCCGTCCTGCGTGCCTCATGGCGGCAGGCCACCACACCATCTACCACGGAAGTGAAGTGA
- a CDS encoding NADP-dependent oxidoreductase, which produces MAFTDFGADLAATDLPVPEPGPDEVLVRVLASSVNGFDLGVLGGYLKGSYDYEFPVVLGKDFAGTVTAVGADVTGWTPGEDVFGVVMRPTLGQGGFAEYVAVSAGYGLAKIPGGLGHTRAAALGLAGTAALNAVDAVAPAPGETVLISGATGGVGSFAVQLAAARGARVIATARPGAETAFVTGLGATWAVDHTDLSGDVRAIAPGGVDAALHLAGDGPAVAALLADGGRLASTLHYTVDEPGRDIKATAVMADPNPDTLARLAADAAEGRLRVPVARSYPLAEAARALADFTTGTVGKLAITI; this is translated from the coding sequence ATGGCTTTCACCGACTTCGGAGCCGACCTGGCGGCCACCGACCTGCCCGTGCCGGAGCCGGGCCCGGACGAGGTGCTGGTCCGGGTGCTGGCCTCCTCGGTCAACGGCTTCGACCTGGGCGTGCTGGGCGGCTACCTCAAGGGCTCGTACGACTACGAGTTCCCCGTCGTGCTCGGCAAGGACTTCGCGGGCACCGTGACGGCCGTCGGCGCGGACGTGACCGGATGGACGCCGGGCGAGGACGTGTTCGGCGTGGTCATGCGCCCGACCCTGGGCCAGGGCGGCTTCGCCGAGTATGTGGCGGTGAGCGCGGGGTACGGCCTGGCCAAGATCCCCGGCGGGCTCGGCCACACCCGCGCGGCCGCGCTGGGCCTGGCCGGGACCGCCGCGCTGAACGCCGTCGACGCCGTCGCGCCGGCACCGGGGGAGACCGTGCTGATCTCGGGCGCGACCGGCGGCGTGGGCTCCTTCGCCGTCCAGCTGGCCGCCGCGCGCGGCGCCAGGGTGATCGCCACCGCCCGGCCCGGAGCCGAAACCGCGTTCGTCACCGGCCTGGGCGCCACCTGGGCCGTGGACCACACCGACCTGTCAGGGGACGTACGCGCGATCGCGCCCGGCGGGGTGGACGCCGCGCTGCACCTGGCGGGCGACGGCCCGGCCGTGGCCGCCCTGCTGGCCGACGGCGGGAGGCTGGCCTCCACGCTGCACTACACCGTCGACGAGCCCGGCCGGGATATCAAGGCCACGGCGGTGATGGCCGACCCGAACCCGGACACCCTGGCCCGGCTCGCGGCCGACGCGGCCGAAGGACGCCTGCGGGTCCCGGTGGCCCGCTCGTACCCGCTGGCGGAGGCGGCACGCGCGCTCGCCGACTTCACCACCGGAACCGTCGGCAAGCTCGCCATCACGATCTAA
- the crcB gene encoding fluoride efflux transporter CrcB, producing MNWLLVLLGGATGALLRYLTDRAVQARHDTVFPWGTFTVNVVGSLILGALAGAALSGAMGAGAQLLLGTGFCGALTTYSTFSYETLRLAGSGAAFLAATNVIASVIAGLGAVFVGITLAQAIVG from the coding sequence GTGAACTGGCTGCTGGTGTTGCTCGGCGGCGCGACCGGCGCGCTGCTGCGCTATCTGACCGACCGCGCCGTGCAAGCCCGCCACGATACCGTCTTCCCTTGGGGCACCTTCACCGTCAACGTGGTCGGCTCGCTGATCCTGGGCGCACTGGCCGGGGCGGCACTGTCCGGAGCGATGGGCGCCGGCGCGCAGCTGTTGCTGGGCACCGGCTTCTGCGGAGCGCTGACCACGTACTCGACGTTCTCCTACGAGACGTTGCGGCTGGCCGGGAGCGGCGCGGCCTTCCTCGCCGCCACCAACGTCATCGCCTCGGTCATCGCCGGGCTGGGCGCGGTGTTCGTCGGAATCACCCTCGCCCAGGCCATCGTCGGATGA
- a CDS encoding DUF190 domain-containing protein, which produces MNLIGRALRLTVFVDDTDTWHHRPMFTEIVHRAHAAGLAGASVFHGVEGFGASSVVHTTRLLSMAGDLPVAVVIVDTAEKVRAFLPQLDDLLIEGLAVLDEVEVVHYRGRQEAP; this is translated from the coding sequence TTGAATCTGATCGGACGGGCTCTGCGGTTGACGGTCTTCGTCGACGACACCGACACCTGGCATCACCGCCCCATGTTCACCGAGATCGTGCATCGAGCCCACGCCGCGGGGCTGGCCGGGGCGTCGGTCTTTCACGGAGTCGAGGGCTTCGGCGCCTCCTCGGTCGTGCACACCACCCGGCTGCTGTCGATGGCCGGCGACCTGCCGGTGGCCGTCGTGATCGTCGACACCGCCGAGAAGGTCCGCGCCTTCCTGCCCCAGCTGGACGACCTGCTCATCGAGGGCCTGGCCGTCCTGGACGAGGTCGAGGTCGTCCACTACCGCGGCCGGCAGGAGGCGCCGTGA
- a CDS encoding fluoride efflux transporter FluC gives MTEPVDPTVDLADARRRRRPRGARYGVPAVIAAGGAIGAGARYGAALLWPTATGSFPWTTLGVNASGCLLIGILMVTMTEATPVWVRPFFGTGVLGGYTTFSTYCVDIEHLVAQGRPALALVYLAATPVAALAAVTAGALATRRLLAMKRTRGTP, from the coding sequence GTGACTGAACCCGTCGACCCCACGGTCGATCTCGCCGATGCGCGCAGGCGTCGCCGGCCGCGCGGCGCGCGCTACGGTGTGCCGGCGGTGATCGCCGCGGGCGGCGCGATCGGAGCAGGCGCCCGCTACGGCGCGGCGCTGCTGTGGCCGACCGCGACCGGCTCCTTCCCGTGGACCACGCTGGGCGTCAACGCCTCCGGCTGCCTGCTGATCGGGATCCTCATGGTGACGATGACCGAGGCGACCCCCGTCTGGGTGCGCCCGTTCTTCGGCACCGGCGTGCTGGGCGGATACACCACCTTCTCCACCTACTGCGTGGACATCGAGCACCTGGTCGCACAGGGCAGGCCCGCTCTCGCGCTGGTCTACCTGGCGGCGACACCGGTGGCGGCCCTGGCCGCGGTGACGGCCGGCGCCTTGGCCACCCGCCGCCTCCTGGCGATGAAGAGGACAAGGGGGACGCCTTGA
- the arsM gene encoding arsenite methyltransferase encodes MSQANDLREQVRARYASAALAVIGNTSTGCCGDGCGCEPGGGQVFGSGRYGSDERRELPTDAVTASLGCGNPVAVADLREGETVLDLGSGGGIDVLLSARRVGLSGTVYGLDMTDEMLRLAEANAAKAGATNVEFLKGTIEAIPLPDETADVVISNCVINLSTDKPSVFAETFRVLKPGGRLGVSDVVAQDHLSAADRAERGDHAGCIAGALSMAEYRDGLAAAGFTGIEITLTHQVADDMHAAIIRAVKPRDTHST; translated from the coding sequence ATGAGTCAAGCGAACGACCTGCGCGAACAGGTGAGAGCCCGCTATGCGTCCGCGGCCCTGGCCGTCATCGGCAACACCTCAACAGGTTGTTGCGGCGACGGCTGCGGCTGCGAACCGGGCGGTGGCCAGGTGTTCGGCAGTGGCCGTTACGGCTCCGACGAGCGGCGGGAACTGCCCACCGACGCGGTGACCGCCAGCCTGGGCTGCGGCAACCCCGTCGCGGTCGCCGACCTGCGGGAGGGCGAGACGGTTCTCGACCTCGGCTCCGGCGGCGGCATCGACGTGCTGCTCTCCGCCCGCCGGGTCGGCCTGAGCGGCACGGTATACGGCCTGGACATGACCGACGAGATGCTCCGCCTGGCCGAGGCCAACGCGGCCAAGGCCGGGGCGACCAACGTCGAGTTCCTCAAGGGCACCATCGAGGCGATCCCGCTGCCAGATGAGACCGCGGACGTGGTCATCTCCAACTGTGTGATCAACCTCTCCACCGACAAGCCGTCGGTGTTCGCGGAGACGTTCCGTGTGCTCAAGCCCGGTGGCCGGCTCGGCGTCTCCGACGTGGTCGCGCAGGATCACCTCTCCGCCGCCGACCGGGCCGAACGCGGTGACCATGCCGGATGCATCGCGGGGGCGCTGTCCATGGCCGAGTACCGCGACGGGCTCGCCGCCGCCGGCTTCACCGGCATCGAGATCACGCTCACCCACCAGGTGGCCGACGACATGCACGCGGCCATCATCCGTGCCGTCAAACCGCGGGATACCCACAGCACGTAG